The sequence CCGCCCTCGCGGTCGGAGTCGCCCGTCTCGTGGAGTCGCGGGTCGGACTTGCTCTCGTCGCCGTAGAGCAGGCAGGCGGTCGCGTGGTCCGGGCCGACCTCGTAGTCGGGGGGTTCGACCTCGGCGCAGTCGGCGAACGCCGCCGGACACCGCGTCCGGTAGCGACACCCCGAGGGCGGGTCGATGGCGCTGGGCATCGACCCCTCGATGGGGTCCAACTCGTCGGCCCGCCGGTCGGCGGTCACGGTCGAGCGGAGCAGGGCCTGCGTGTAGGGGTGCTTGGGATTGCGATACAGCTCCTCGTAGGGCGATTTCTCGGCGATTTCGCCGAGGTACATCACGGCCACCCGGTCGCACACTTCGCGGACGACCCCGAGGTCGTGGGTCACGTATATCATGCTCGTGTCGTACTCCGTCTGGATGTCGTTGAACAGGTCGAGAATCTGGGCCTGAATCGTCACGTCGAGCGCGGTCGTCGGTTCGTCGGCGATTATCAGGTCCGGTTCGCACGACAGCGCCATCGCGATGATGGCGCGCTGTTGCATCCCGCCCGAGAACTCGTGGGGGTACTGGTCGGCGCGCTCGGCCGGGTCGGGGATGCCAACGTCGTCCAACAGTTCGACCGTGCGGTCCCACGCCTCGGCCTCGGTCACGTCGCGGTGATGTTCGATGATTTCGGAAATCTGGCTCCCGACGGTAAAGACGGGGTTGAGCGCCGACATGGGGTCTTGGAAGATGAACGAAATCTCCTTGCCCCGGACCTGCTCGCGGAGTTCGGTCTCCGAGTAGTCGAGCAACTCCTCGCCCTTGAACCGAATCGACCCGTCAACGACGTGGCCCGGCGGCCGAATCAGGCCCAGCAGGCTCTGGACCGCCACGGACTTGCCCGCGCCGCTCTCGCCGACCAGTCCCAGCGTTTCGCCGCGCTCTATCTCGAAGCTGATACCGTCCACCGCCTGCACGATGCCCTCCTCGGTGTAGAAGTACGTCGTGAGGTCTTCGACTTCCAGCAGGGCCATCAGTCGTCACCTCCGCCCTGCGGGTCGGGACCCGGACCGGCGTCGGTCGGGTCGGCGTCCGGCGTCGCGCGGGCCGGGGCGTCGGGGTCGGTGGTCCCCGGCATCGGTAGGTTCTCCTCGTCGTAGGGCTGGCGGAGCGTCGTCTTGGGGTCCATCGCGTCGCGCAGGCCGTCGCCGAGCATGTTGAACCCCATCACCGTCAGGAATATCATCAGGCCGGGGAACGCCGCGACCCACGGCGCGATGAGCATCGCCTGCTGGGCGTCGTTCAACATTCGGCCCCACGATGCGGTCGGCGGTTGGACGCCGAACCCGAGGAACGACAGCGCGGCCGCGCCGATGATGACGCTCCCCAACGAGAGGGTCGCTTGCACCAGCACCGCCGCGAAGCCGTTGGGCACGATTTCGCGGAGCAGAATTTTGTACGTCGGCAGGCCCGCGGCGCGCGCGGCGTCCACGT is a genomic window of Halorussus salinus containing:
- a CDS encoding ABC transporter ATP-binding protein, which gives rise to MALLEVEDLTTYFYTEEGIVQAVDGISFEIERGETLGLVGESGAGKSVAVQSLLGLIRPPGHVVDGSIRFKGEELLDYSETELREQVRGKEISFIFQDPMSALNPVFTVGSQISEIIEHHRDVTEAEAWDRTVELLDDVGIPDPAERADQYPHEFSGGMQQRAIIAMALSCEPDLIIADEPTTALDVTIQAQILDLFNDIQTEYDTSMIYVTHDLGVVREVCDRVAVMYLGEIAEKSPYEELYRNPKHPYTQALLRSTVTADRRADELDPIEGSMPSAIDPPSGCRYRTRCPAAFADCAEVEPPDYEVGPDHATACLLYGDESKSDPRLHETGDSDREGGAAGGLSGGDR